A portion of the Granulosicoccus antarcticus IMCC3135 genome contains these proteins:
- the coaE gene encoding dephospho-CoA kinase (Dephospho-CoA kinase (CoaE) performs the final step in coenzyme A biosynthesis.) translates to MLLVGLTGGIASGKTLVTDYFKSLGAWIIDADVLAREVVEPGSPGLNALVAHFSPDILNADGTLNRTALRHIVFATPSEREFLDQTLHPLIRQLSGERIAAARQIGHPYTIYAVPLLVETGQQERFDRIVVIDVPKALQLQRLLVRDDSTEVEANAILASQASREQRLAIANDIIDNAGSKADTRLQVTALHDQYSQYQTTT, encoded by the coding sequence GTGCTACTTGTTGGACTGACCGGCGGCATCGCCAGCGGCAAGACCCTGGTGACAGACTATTTCAAATCACTCGGGGCCTGGATCATCGATGCAGACGTGCTGGCGCGAGAGGTGGTTGAGCCCGGCAGCCCGGGACTGAATGCACTGGTCGCACATTTCAGCCCTGATATTCTGAATGCCGATGGCACGCTGAATCGGACAGCGCTACGTCATATCGTATTCGCCACCCCTTCAGAGCGCGAGTTTCTGGATCAGACGCTGCATCCGCTTATCAGGCAGTTGTCGGGCGAGCGTATTGCGGCAGCTCGGCAGATAGGCCATCCCTATACCATCTACGCCGTGCCTCTCTTGGTGGAAACCGGGCAACAGGAACGCTTTGATCGCATTGTGGTTATCGATGTGCCAAAGGCCTTGCAACTGCAACGTCTGCTGGTCAGAGATGACTCAACGGAGGTAGAGGCAAACGCCATCCTGGCCTCACAGGCAAGCCGTGAACAGAGACTGGCCATTGCCAACGATATTATCGACAATGCCGGATCAAAAGCTGACACCCGATTGCAAGTAACGGCACTACACGATCAATATAGTC